AACGCCCGCACAGTTGCCGACACACTCTGAAGCATTTGCTTTCAGATGACGCCGCAAGCATTTGTTTTGAAAATATTCGCGATTCGGTGCGTTGCCGGTCAGCGGCACACACCGGCCGGTCGGAGCGCCAGCCGGTGACGGCGTCGAGGCCAAAAACACCGTAAAAACAGCGGTTTTTTGCCTGGCGCAATACTTGCGACACCGTCATGACGAGCATTTTTTTGGTGTATTCTGCTCGGCCGTTTCCGTCGCCATCGCGTCTATTCGCAGCGATACATCAGCCACGATACGTTACGCCAACCCCATGATCGCGCGCTCCCTCACCCTTTGGACACTGCTGCTCTTCACGCCCGTCGCCGTCACCGCAAACGATGAAGCGTCTGCTGCGAGCAACCGCATCGACCTCGCCGAAATCACCGAAGGCGCGACGCTCGATGAACTGCTGGCCGAGATGGGTCTGGCCCGCCGGGACCGCGCCAACCTCGCCAACGCGCTCGCCCGCACCGTCGACCCCCGCACGCTGCGGCCGGGTCAGTGGATGGCCGTGCGCTTCAACGCGCGCAGCACCGAAGTCGACACCTTGGTGGTGCACCTCGGCAACGGCCGCCGCGCGCTGATCGAGCGCCAGGACGACGGCTTCAGCTCCGACCTGCTGCAACCGGCAAAGAGTGAAGTCGAAACCACCGAACGCTTCAAGATCAAGGACAGCCTGGCCAAGTCGGCCCAGCGCAACGACGTGCCCTCCGCTGTCGTCGCCCAGCTCGAGGCCGCCCTCAGCGAGCAGATCAATTTCAAACAGGAAGTGCACGGCGGCGAGCCGGTGCGCATCACCTTCAATCAGCAGCTCGCTGGCTCCGGCAAGCCGACCCGCTCGGACCTCGTGTTCGCGCGCCTGACGCTGGCCCGCTTCACCGTGACCGTGGCCCGCGGCGACGACGGCCAGTGGGTCGTGCACCGCGAAGACCCGCTCAGCCGCTACTTCCGCCGCCCGGTCGACTTCGCCCGCATCACCTCGGGTTTCGGCCCTCGCCTGCACCCGGTCTCGGGCGAGTGGAAACAGCATAACGGTGTCGACTACGGTGCGCCCAAGGGCACGCCGGTCTACGCCAGTGCGCCGGGCAAGGTGAACTTCGTCGGCTACCAGCGCGGCTACGGACGGATCGTCGAGATCATCCACACCGACGGCCTGTCGACCCGCTACGCCCACCTCGACGACTTCGCCGACGGCCTCGAGAAAGGCCAGACCATCGGCATGGGCGCGAAGATCGGGTCGGTCGGCCAGAGCGGCACCGCCACCGGCCCGAACCTGCACTTCGAGGTGCGCCACAACGGCGTC
This portion of the Pseudomonadota bacterium genome encodes:
- a CDS encoding M23 family metallopeptidase — encoded protein: MIARSLTLWTLLLFTPVAVTANDEASAASNRIDLAEITEGATLDELLAEMGLARRDRANLANALARTVDPRTLRPGQWMAVRFNARSTEVDTLVVHLGNGRRALIERQDDGFSSDLLQPAKSEVETTERFKIKDSLAKSAQRNDVPSAVVAQLEAALSEQINFKQEVHGGEPVRITFNQQLAGSGKPTRSDLVFARLTLARFTVTVARGDDGQWVVHREDPLSRYFRRPVDFARITSGFGPRLHPVSGEWKQHNGVDYGAPKGTPVYASAPGKVNFVGYQRGYGRIVEIIHTDGLSTRYAHLDDFADGLEKGQTIGMGAKIGSVGQSGTATGPNLHFEVRHNGVAVDPLETAVAFLPPDETGSRVAQAD